The Streptomyces sp. NBC_00670 genome window below encodes:
- a CDS encoding ABC transporter permease, translating into MTALVLLRARAHRLLLTAALLTVALTTAVLATLTAYSGALGDASLRHALADPATAGEAALTVKAEVPADRRAAADDAVRAGARRTFDGLPVTVHTLVRSGPYALPRALRTGTPASSDGNRTTATEAKDKAKTDGEDDPDLTFFAALDRAQIRFTTGRAPSGGAPPGTVEAALPRSAADRLGLGPGDRLTVTDRLDGPPVHVRITGLYRPTSPDAPYWRLDDLGGRGVGTVSFTTYGPLLTAPGVLTSDAVSSGTTAWLARADYSAVRTGDIGRLRDAAGAGPRTLRKAAALNGTTAVSTSLPDVLDRVERALLVARSTLLIVALQLVLLAGYALLLVAGLLSAGRADETRLLRARGASRGRVAGLAALEALLLALPAAVCAPLLAGPLTGLLSGQGSLSRIGLRPEASVGDPGVWLVAGAVALGCALAVTGPALTTASGTSAGRARALPAPVRAGADLGLLAVAGVAYWQLDRRAGGAVSDDGTGALGIDPLLVAAPALALLAGTVLTLRLLPPVARLAERRAAGGRGLPAALAGWQFSRRPGRGAGPVLLLVLAVALGLLGIGQAASWSRSQDDQADFRAGAPVRVTLTGEGSLGESGDFAALPGVRDAAPAVRTTVPLSGDRTATVLALDTAHAADTVLLRPDLSPRPSGTPLTGLAPKTPVVAGTRLPKGTAGLRLVLRLRSDPPADAGTTADVRATVTDGYGTPYPLPAGALPADGRPHEVLLDVSGAAGPLNLDELELTVPQPAGTAQRQTFTVERLTAVAADGTTSRPPLAASWTAGSRTDGTTATADARNRPAPPHVRRPSDGSIAVRYGTGFVPPRLTWVTGSLTVRLRAARPEAPEVTGVATDRFLDAAGARRGDRVDVQFAGATVPVRIVGTTKALPTTGTAASGTSAALGRGDKADGGALLVDLRAVNDVLQDRYGQSAQPTEWWLRPAPGAAAGVATTLRERPELTPSQVVVRDEIAAELRDDPFGVGPQAAFAAAAVVAAALAAVGFAVSTAGALRERGTEFAVLRALGTPRRQLARLVAAEQGLLVALGLAVGTALGTVLTRAVVPLIVLTSGAARPLPDVLVRLPVSRAVLLLAVVAAAPVALTVHLSLRRRPHPAASLRRQGGE; encoded by the coding sequence GTGACAGCGCTGGTGCTACTGCGCGCACGCGCGCACCGCCTGCTGCTCACGGCAGCCCTGCTCACCGTCGCGCTGACCACGGCCGTACTGGCCACCCTCACCGCCTACTCCGGCGCCCTCGGCGACGCGTCCCTGCGCCACGCCCTCGCCGACCCCGCGACCGCCGGTGAGGCCGCGCTGACCGTCAAGGCCGAGGTCCCGGCGGACCGGCGCGCGGCGGCGGACGACGCGGTCCGCGCGGGCGCCCGGCGCACGTTCGACGGGCTCCCGGTGACCGTCCACACCCTGGTGCGCTCGGGCCCGTACGCGCTCCCCCGCGCCCTCCGCACAGGCACACCCGCTTCCTCCGACGGAAACAGGACCACCGCCACCGAGGCGAAGGACAAGGCCAAGACCGACGGCGAGGACGACCCCGACCTCACCTTCTTCGCGGCCCTGGACCGCGCCCAGATCCGCTTCACCACCGGCCGCGCTCCCTCCGGCGGGGCCCCGCCCGGCACCGTCGAGGCCGCCCTCCCCCGCTCCGCCGCCGACCGCCTGGGGCTCGGACCCGGCGACCGGCTCACCGTCACCGACCGCCTGGACGGCCCGCCCGTCCACGTCCGGATCACCGGCCTCTACCGCCCGACCAGCCCCGACGCCCCCTACTGGCGCCTGGACGACCTCGGCGGCCGCGGGGTGGGCACCGTCTCCTTCACCACCTACGGCCCCCTCCTGACCGCCCCCGGCGTGCTCACCTCGGACGCGGTCAGCTCCGGCACCACCGCCTGGCTGGCGAGGGCCGACTACTCCGCCGTGCGCACCGGCGACATCGGCCGGCTGCGCGACGCGGCCGGCGCGGGCCCGCGCACGCTGCGCAAGGCCGCCGCCCTGAACGGCACGACCGCGGTGAGCACCTCGCTGCCGGACGTCCTCGACCGGGTGGAGCGCGCGCTGCTCGTGGCGCGTTCGACGCTGCTGATCGTCGCCCTGCAACTGGTGCTCCTCGCCGGGTACGCGCTGCTGCTCGTCGCCGGTCTGCTGAGCGCCGGACGTGCCGACGAGACCCGGCTGCTGCGCGCCCGCGGGGCCTCGCGGGGCCGGGTGGCGGGCCTCGCGGCCCTGGAGGCGCTGCTCCTCGCGCTGCCCGCCGCCGTCTGCGCCCCGCTGCTCGCGGGTCCGCTGACCGGGCTGCTGTCGGGTCAGGGGTCCCTGTCCCGGATCGGGCTGCGTCCGGAGGCCTCGGTGGGGGACCCCGGGGTGTGGCTGGTGGCGGGCGCGGTCGCGCTGGGGTGCGCGCTCGCGGTGACCGGGCCGGCGCTCACCACCGCGTCCGGCACGTCCGCGGGGCGCGCGCGTGCGCTGCCCGCCCCCGTGCGCGCCGGTGCGGACCTCGGGCTGCTGGCCGTCGCCGGGGTGGCGTACTGGCAGCTGGACCGACGCGCCGGCGGTGCCGTGAGCGACGACGGCACGGGGGCTCTCGGCATCGATCCACTGCTGGTCGCGGCGCCCGCGCTGGCGCTGCTCGCCGGGACCGTACTGACCCTGCGGCTGCTGCCGCCGGTGGCCCGGCTCGCGGAGCGCCGCGCGGCCGGCGGACGGGGGCTGCCCGCGGCGCTGGCGGGCTGGCAGTTCAGCCGCCGCCCGGGGCGCGGCGCGGGGCCCGTCCTGCTGCTGGTGCTCGCCGTGGCCCTGGGTCTGCTCGGCATCGGCCAGGCCGCCTCCTGGAGCCGTTCGCAGGACGACCAGGCCGACTTCCGCGCGGGCGCCCCGGTGCGCGTGACCCTGACCGGGGAGGGCTCGCTGGGGGAGTCGGGGGACTTCGCCGCGCTCCCCGGCGTGCGCGACGCCGCCCCCGCCGTACGCACCACCGTGCCCCTCTCGGGCGACCGCACCGCGACCGTGCTGGCCCTGGACACCGCGCACGCCGCCGACACGGTCCTGCTCCGCCCCGACCTGTCCCCCCGCCCGTCCGGCACCCCCCTGACCGGCCTCGCCCCGAAGACGCCCGTCGTCGCCGGCACCCGGCTGCCGAAGGGCACCGCCGGGCTGCGCCTGGTGCTGCGGCTGCGCAGCGACCCGCCCGCCGACGCCGGCACCACCGCCGACGTCCGCGCCACCGTGACCGACGGCTACGGCACCCCGTACCCACTGCCGGCCGGCGCGCTCCCGGCCGACGGGCGCCCCCACGAGGTCCTCCTCGACGTGTCCGGGGCGGCCGGTCCACTCAACCTGGACGAGCTGGAGCTGACCGTGCCGCAGCCGGCCGGCACCGCCCAGCGGCAGACGTTCACCGTCGAGCGGCTGACCGCCGTCGCCGCCGACGGCACCACGAGCCGCCCGCCGCTCGCCGCCTCCTGGACGGCCGGCTCCCGCACGGACGGCACCACCGCCACCGCCGACGCCCGCAACCGCCCCGCTCCCCCGCACGTGCGCCGCCCGTCGGACGGCTCGATCGCGGTGCGGTACGGCACCGGGTTCGTGCCGCCCCGGCTCACCTGGGTGACCGGCTCGCTGACCGTCCGGCTGCGGGCGGCGCGGCCGGAGGCGCCGGAGGTGACCGGCGTCGCCACGGACCGCTTCCTGGACGCGGCGGGCGCCCGGCGCGGCGACCGCGTCGACGTGCAGTTCGCCGGCGCCACCGTCCCGGTGCGCATCGTGGGCACGACGAAGGCCCTCCCGACGACCGGAACGGCCGCCTCCGGCACGTCCGCCGCCTTGGGGCGGGGCGACAAGGCCGACGGCGGCGCCCTCCTCGTCGACCTGCGCGCCGTGAACGACGTCCTCCAGGACCGGTACGGGCAGAGCGCGCAGCCCACCGAGTGGTGGCTGCGGCCCGCCCCGGGCGCCGCAGCCGGGGTGGCCACCACGCTGCGGGAGCGTCCGGAGCTGACGCCCTCGCAGGTCGTCGTCCGCGACGAGATCGCGGCCGAACTGCGCGACGACCCCTTCGGCGTGGGCCCGCAGGCGGCGTTCGCCGCGGCCGCCGTGGTGGCGGCGGCGCTGGCCGCGGTCGGCTTCGCGGTGAGCACGGCGGGGGCGCTGCGGGAGCGCGGCACGGAGTTCGCCGTCCTGCGCGCGCTGGGCACCCCGCGCCGGCAACTGGCCCGGCTCGTCGCCGCCGAACAGGGGCTGCTGGTGGCGCTGGGGCTGGCGGTGGGCACCGCCCTGGGCACGGTCCTCACCCGCGCCGTGGTCCCGCTGATCGTGCTGACCTCGGGCGCCGCCCGCCCCCTGCCGGACGTCCTGGTACGGCTCCCCGTCTCCCGGGCGGTCCTCCTGCTCGCCGTGGTGGCCGCCGCGCCGGTCGCCCTCACGGTCCACCTGTCCCTGCGCCGCCGCCCGCACCCGGCGGCCTCCCTGCGCCGCCAAGGGGGCGAGTGA
- a CDS encoding methyltransferase domain-containing protein, whose amino-acid sequence MGEIGEFAREARGELVRGIGVRGVWEGEAEWREAFAEVPRHLFVPYYYVGVRGGYERRWGEHADFRQRERWLRGVYEDVPLATRLRDGELVSSSSQPSLMAIMLVELGVRDGDTVLEIGAGTGYNAALLSHRLGDEHVTTVDLDPEITESARRHLDAAGYHPTVVTGDGARGVPERAPFDRIIATCALPSVPRAWLAQCAPGGRILTPLATGLVLLRVADAAHAEGHFLDTPAYFVPLRGDTPPEPPLPRLEGLPRRARGDDLFRFLLTLTAGGLDPREAYALWEREGEPPRERYGITVDGDRAWSWLDDPEGPYVWPLP is encoded by the coding sequence ATGGGTGAAATCGGCGAGTTCGCGCGGGAAGCACGGGGGGAGTTGGTGCGGGGGATCGGGGTGAGGGGGGTGTGGGAGGGGGAAGCGGAGTGGCGGGAGGCGTTCGCCGAGGTGCCTCGGCACTTGTTCGTGCCTTACTACTACGTCGGCGTCAGGGGTGGTTATGAGCGGCGTTGGGGGGAGCACGCCGACTTCCGGCAGCGGGAGCGGTGGTTGCGTGGGGTCTACGAGGACGTGCCGCTCGCGACCCGGCTGCGGGACGGGGAGTTGGTGTCCTCCAGCAGTCAGCCCTCGCTGATGGCGATCATGCTCGTCGAGCTGGGGGTGCGGGACGGCGACACCGTTCTCGAGATCGGCGCCGGTACCGGGTACAACGCCGCCCTGCTGTCCCACCGGCTCGGGGACGAGCACGTCACCACCGTCGATCTCGACCCGGAGATCACCGAGTCGGCCCGCCGGCATCTCGACGCCGCCGGGTACCACCCCACCGTCGTCACCGGCGACGGGGCGCGCGGGGTGCCCGAGCGCGCCCCCTTCGACCGGATCATCGCGACCTGCGCGCTGCCGTCGGTGCCGCGCGCCTGGCTCGCCCAGTGCGCCCCCGGCGGTCGCATCCTCACCCCGCTCGCCACCGGGCTCGTCCTCCTCCGGGTCGCCGACGCCGCGCACGCCGAGGGGCACTTCCTCGACACGCCCGCCTACTTCGTGCCGCTGCGCGGTGACACACCGCCCGAGCCGCCGCTCCCGCGGTTGGAGGGGCTGCCGCGCCGGGCCCGCGGTGACGACCTCTTCCGGTTCCTGCTCACGCTGACGGCCGGCGGCCTCGACCCGCGGGAGGCGTACGCCCTGTGGGAGCGCGAGGGCGAACCGCCGCGCGAGCGGTACGGGATCACGGTCGACGGCGACCGTGCCTGGAGCTGGCTGGACGATCCCGAGGGTCCGTACGTCTGGCCGCTGCCCTGA
- a CDS encoding vWA domain-containing protein, with protein sequence MANFSKPTVPRFSVDVYQNEYLPEGGREVNAVVTVSATGGGTIGGAVGAPHLYSPGRGPAAAVAVMVDCSGSMNYPPTKLRHAREATAAAVDTLRDGVHFAVIGGTHAAAEVYPGGGRLAVASDTTRAQAKQALRRLSAGGGTAIGTWLRLADRLLSSADVTVRHGILLTDGRNEHESPEDLRAALDDCAGRFTCDARGVGTDWEVKEVTQIASALLGTADIVADPAALTADFTAMMETAMGKEVADVALRLWTPVGTTVRFVKQVAPSVEDLTDRRTEAGPRAGDYPTGSWGDESRDYHVCVEVPPAGLGQEMLAARVSLVVPRAADGTAENLGAQGLVRAVWTDDVAASTRINPQVAHYTGQAELAHVIQQGLDLRKAGDLDGATAKLGRAVQLAGVSGNADTAKLLAKVVDVVDAAAGTVRLKAKVEEADEMTLETRSTKTVRVKK encoded by the coding sequence ATGGCGAATTTCTCGAAACCGACGGTGCCCCGGTTCTCGGTGGACGTCTACCAGAACGAGTACCTGCCCGAGGGCGGCCGTGAGGTCAACGCCGTCGTGACGGTCAGCGCGACCGGCGGCGGCACGATCGGCGGCGCGGTGGGCGCGCCGCACCTGTACTCCCCGGGCCGGGGGCCCGCCGCCGCGGTGGCGGTCATGGTCGACTGCTCGGGTTCGATGAACTACCCGCCGACGAAGCTGCGCCACGCGCGCGAGGCGACGGCCGCGGCGGTCGACACCCTGCGCGACGGCGTCCACTTCGCGGTGATCGGCGGCACGCACGCCGCCGCGGAGGTCTATCCGGGCGGGGGCCGGCTCGCGGTCGCGAGCGACACCACGCGCGCGCAGGCCAAGCAGGCGCTGCGCCGGCTGAGCGCGGGCGGCGGCACGGCGATCGGCACCTGGCTGCGGCTGGCCGACCGACTGCTGTCCTCGGCGGACGTCACCGTCCGGCACGGCATCCTGCTCACCGACGGCCGCAACGAGCACGAGTCGCCCGAGGACCTGCGGGCCGCCCTGGACGACTGCGCCGGGCGCTTCACCTGCGACGCCCGGGGCGTGGGCACCGACTGGGAGGTCAAGGAGGTCACCCAGATCGCCTCCGCGCTGCTCGGGACCGCCGACATCGTCGCCGATCCGGCCGCCCTCACCGCCGACTTCACGGCGATGATGGAGACGGCGATGGGCAAGGAGGTCGCCGACGTGGCGCTGCGGCTGTGGACGCCCGTGGGCACGACCGTGCGTTTCGTCAAGCAGGTCGCGCCGAGTGTGGAAGATCTCACCGACCGCCGCACGGAGGCCGGCCCGCGCGCCGGCGACTACCCCACCGGTTCCTGGGGCGACGAGTCCCGCGACTACCACGTGTGTGTGGAGGTCCCGCCGGCCGGCCTCGGTCAGGAGATGCTCGCCGCCCGGGTCTCGCTCGTCGTACCGAGGGCGGCTGACGGGACGGCGGAGAACCTGGGCGCGCAGGGGCTCGTACGGGCGGTGTGGACGGACGACGTGGCGGCATCGACCCGGATCAACCCCCAAGTCGCCCACTACACGGGCCAGGCCGAACTGGCCCATGTCATCCAGCAGGGGCTGGACCTTCGCAAAGCGGGCGATCTGGACGGAGCGACCGCGAAACTGGGGCGCGCGGTGCAGCTCGCGGGGGTCTCGGGGAACGCGGATACTGCGAAACTGCTTGCGAAGGTGGTGGACGTGGTCGACGCGGCGGCAGGTACTGTGCGACTCAAGGCGAAGGTCGAGGAGGCGGACGAAATGACCCTCGAGACCAGGTCCACAAAGACTGTTCGTGTAAAGAAGTGA
- a CDS encoding PP2C family serine/threonine-protein phosphatase: MSQMPQQTAPTRCPSCDEPLESGDRFCGACGYDLSAVPTGRSGPGAPESPGPSGDTPTLTMDGAAGADRPEPSGAGGSGGAVGTGGPGAGDTVHLAVGAHGAEPGAGGSPTVPHPARTEAREGARAEGGSGGVRLDRPRSADRPDHAGAEEPDEYPLAPPEPRPTPAGGDPRAQGAPAGTGVCVACRAGTVDRDGYCENCGHAQPRERDHMERDLGPVAAVSDRGLRHHRNEDAFAVLTAPLPDGAPPAVLALVCDGVSSATRPDDASLAAAGTAGASLCEALPRGTHPQAAMHDAIVTAARAVTALAEEPETAQEHAPHQNAPACTFVGAVVTSGLLVIGWVGDSRAYWIPADRSAPPARLTEDDSWAAQMVAAGLMSEAEAYADERAHAITGWLGADAYELEPHTASFKPDRAGVVVVCTDGLWNYAESAEEMAALLPSDAAVRPLHAAQVLVGHALDGGGHDNVTVAVVPFPAPSQGAGSA, translated from the coding sequence ATGTCGCAGATGCCCCAGCAGACGGCGCCGACCAGGTGCCCCAGTTGCGACGAGCCGCTGGAGTCCGGTGACCGCTTCTGCGGTGCGTGCGGATACGACCTGTCGGCGGTGCCGACGGGTCGGTCAGGACCGGGGGCCCCGGAGTCGCCGGGTCCGTCGGGGGACACCCCGACGCTCACGATGGACGGCGCGGCGGGCGCGGACCGGCCGGAACCGTCCGGTGCGGGCGGGAGCGGCGGTGCCGTCGGGACCGGCGGCCCGGGTGCCGGGGACACCGTCCACCTGGCGGTCGGCGCGCACGGCGCGGAACCGGGCGCCGGCGGCTCGCCGACGGTGCCGCACCCGGCGCGCACGGAGGCGCGCGAAGGGGCGCGCGCGGAGGGCGGGAGCGGCGGCGTACGGCTCGACCGCCCGCGCTCCGCCGACCGGCCGGACCACGCGGGCGCCGAGGAGCCCGACGAGTACCCGCTCGCCCCGCCGGAGCCGCGGCCCACGCCGGCCGGGGGCGACCCCCGGGCCCAGGGCGCGCCCGCCGGAACCGGGGTCTGCGTGGCCTGCCGCGCCGGAACCGTCGACCGTGACGGCTACTGCGAGAACTGCGGCCACGCCCAGCCCCGCGAGCGCGACCACATGGAGCGGGACCTCGGCCCGGTCGCCGCCGTCAGCGACCGCGGGCTGCGCCACCACCGCAACGAGGACGCCTTCGCCGTCCTGACCGCCCCGCTTCCCGACGGCGCCCCGCCGGCCGTGCTGGCGCTGGTCTGTGACGGCGTGTCGTCGGCGACCCGCCCCGACGACGCCTCCCTCGCCGCCGCCGGGACCGCGGGCGCGTCGCTGTGCGAGGCGCTCCCCCGCGGCACGCACCCGCAGGCGGCGATGCACGACGCCATCGTCACCGCCGCGCGGGCGGTCACCGCGCTGGCCGAGGAGCCGGAGACGGCGCAGGAGCACGCCCCGCACCAGAACGCGCCGGCGTGCACCTTCGTCGGCGCGGTCGTCACCAGCGGTCTGCTGGTGATCGGCTGGGTCGGCGACAGCCGCGCCTACTGGATCCCGGCCGACCGCTCCGCGCCCCCCGCCCGGCTGACCGAGGACGACTCGTGGGCGGCGCAGATGGTCGCCGCGGGCCTGATGAGCGAGGCGGAGGCGTACGCCGACGAGCGCGCCCACGCCATCACCGGCTGGCTCGGCGCCGACGCGTACGAACTGGAGCCGCACACCGCCTCGTTCAAGCCGGACCGGGCGGGCGTGGTCGTGGTGTGCACCGACGGTCTGTGGAACTACGCCGAGTCCGCCGAGGAGATGGCCGCGCTGCTGCCGTCCGACGCCGCCGTCCGTCCGCTGCACGCCGCGCAGGTGCTGGTCGGTCACGCGCTGGACGGCGGGGGCCACGACAACGTAACAGTGGCCGTCGTGCCGTTCCCGGCGCCGTCGCAGGGGGCAGGATCCGCCTGA
- a CDS encoding FHA domain-containing protein has translation MPTCPNGHQSGSDDWCEVCGHRMAGAVPPPPPPPPAAGYGYPPPGSPPPPPGAAGGRGPFGGGRDSEPELCPQCRTPREGGAPFCEECRWNFLTNTATTYTPAAPRPSASGGPPPRFPGQGPGAGQGPRTQPGPGPDSYDYQGSRPSQMNRPAEPIPPGPPYGGEPAGGPGAPGRPQGPGGPGGPGGPSGYGGDSQRPAFGGDPSRPGGPSGYGDGSRPGGPGGAGGPGGPGGPGGPGGPAGPGGFGGDPARSGGPGGPGGPGGPGAFGNDPSRSGGPGGFGGDPARSGGPGGPGGFGGDPSRPGGPGAFGNDPARPGGPGGPGGFDNNPSRPGEPGGREGFGGDPSRRGGPGGPDGPGGFGGDPARSGGPGGFGNDPARPGGPGGPGGPGGFGGDPARPGGPGGFGGDPSRQGGPGGGYGGDPSRPGERGGAAADGGPLAFPGTGAPSAFQRPGGPAAPPGYPQETGRPQQAPFGGGAGGGEDDWVLTPPSSSAPGGPGGGQGPGGGYGFPQPGRPGSGQAVPPSYDQGPSTWTATIGPDREYFLAMMQRSGPEAAGLNLPAYSPEQQRTLTGNQITIGRRRHSTGDTPDIDLAVPPEDPGVSHQHAMLVQQPDGTWAVVDQNSTNGTTVNGGEEPIQPFVPVPLQDGDRVHVGAWTTITVHRG, from the coding sequence ATGCCGACCTGCCCGAACGGACATCAGTCGGGTTCCGACGACTGGTGCGAGGTCTGCGGTCACCGCATGGCCGGTGCCGTGCCTCCACCGCCACCGCCGCCACCGGCGGCGGGTTACGGCTATCCGCCGCCGGGTTCGCCCCCGCCGCCCCCGGGCGCCGCGGGCGGGCGTGGCCCCTTCGGCGGCGGCCGCGACTCCGAGCCGGAGCTCTGCCCGCAGTGCCGCACGCCCCGGGAGGGGGGCGCGCCGTTCTGCGAGGAGTGCCGGTGGAACTTCCTGACGAACACGGCGACGACGTACACCCCGGCGGCTCCGCGCCCGTCGGCGTCCGGCGGCCCGCCGCCGCGGTTCCCGGGGCAGGGCCCCGGGGCGGGACAGGGACCCCGGACGCAGCCGGGGCCGGGCCCCGACTCGTACGACTACCAGGGCTCGCGCCCTTCGCAGATGAACCGCCCGGCGGAACCGATCCCGCCGGGCCCGCCGTACGGCGGCGAACCGGCGGGCGGTCCCGGAGCACCGGGCAGGCCCCAGGGACCGGGCGGCCCCGGTGGGCCCGGCGGCCCGTCGGGCTACGGCGGTGACTCCCAGCGGCCGGCCTTCGGCGGCGACCCGTCGCGCCCCGGAGGGCCCTCGGGGTACGGGGACGGCTCGCGTCCGGGTGGACCGGGCGGGGCCGGCGGGCCGGGAGGCCCGGGTGGACCTGGGGGACCTGGCGGTCCTGCGGGCCCTGGGGGCTTCGGCGGTGATCCTGCGCGTTCCGGCGGGCCCGGTGGTCCGGGCGGCCCCGGCGGCCCGGGTGCCTTCGGCAACGATCCCTCCCGCTCCGGCGGCCCGGGCGGCTTCGGCGGCGACCCGGCACGCTCCGGTGGACCGGGCGGCCCCGGCGGCTTCGGCGGCGATCCGTCGCGCCCCGGCGGACCCGGGGCCTTCGGCAACGACCCCGCCCGCCCGGGCGGACCGGGCGGCCCCGGCGGCTTCGACAACAACCCGTCACGCCCGGGCGAGCCGGGAGGCCGGGAGGGCTTCGGCGGCGATCCGTCCCGTCGGGGCGGCCCCGGTGGTCCGGACGGCCCCGGCGGCTTCGGCGGTGACCCGGCACGCTCCGGTGGACCGGGCGGGTTCGGCAACGACCCCGCCCGCCCGGGCGGACCCGGCGGCCCGGGAGGCCCCGGCGGCTTCGGCGGCGATCCGGCCCGGCCGGGGGGTCCCGGCGGCTTCGGTGGGGACCCCTCCCGTCAAGGCGGACCGGGCGGCGGCTACGGGGGCGACCCGTCGCGCCCCGGTGAGCGCGGCGGCGCCGCCGCGGACGGCGGTCCCCTCGCCTTCCCCGGCACCGGCGCACCGTCCGCCTTCCAGCGCCCCGGCGGCCCGGCGGCCCCGCCCGGCTACCCGCAGGAAACCGGCCGCCCCCAGCAGGCGCCCTTCGGCGGCGGTGCCGGCGGCGGCGAGGACGACTGGGTCCTCACCCCGCCGTCCTCCTCCGCACCCGGCGGCCCCGGCGGCGGACAGGGCCCGGGCGGCGGCTACGGCTTCCCGCAGCCCGGCCGGCCCGGCTCCGGCCAGGCCGTCCCGCCGTCGTACGACCAGGGACCGTCGACCTGGACCGCCACCATCGGCCCGGACCGCGAGTACTTCCTGGCGATGATGCAGCGCTCCGGCCCGGAGGCGGCGGGGCTCAACCTGCCCGCCTACTCGCCCGAGCAGCAGCGCACGCTGACCGGCAACCAGATCACGATCGGCCGCCGCCGGCACTCCACCGGCGACACCCCCGACATCGACCTGGCCGTGCCGCCGGAGGACCCGGGCGTCTCGCACCAGCACGCCATGCTGGTGCAGCAGCCGGACGGCACCTGGGCGGTCGTCGACCAGAACTCGACCAACGGCACCACGGTCAACGGCGGCGAGGAGCCGATCCAGCCGTTCGTACCGGTCCCGCTGCAGGACGGCGACCGGGTCCACGTCGGCGCCTGGACGACCATCACCGTCCACCGGGGCTGA
- a CDS encoding globin produces the protein MNDNPRDTLQEQTFYEQVGGEDTFRRLVHRFYEGVAADPLLRPMYPEEDLGPAEERLTLFLIQYWGGPTTYSQRRGHPRLRMRHVPFTVDRAAHDAWLKHMRDALDDLALPEEHDRTMWKYLTYAAATMINTPG, from the coding sequence GTGAATGACAACCCGCGCGACACGCTTCAGGAGCAGACCTTCTACGAGCAGGTCGGCGGGGAGGACACCTTCCGCCGCCTCGTCCACCGCTTCTACGAGGGCGTAGCCGCAGACCCCCTGCTCCGCCCCATGTACCCCGAGGAGGACCTCGGCCCCGCCGAGGAACGCCTCACCCTCTTCCTCATCCAGTACTGGGGTGGCCCCACCACGTACAGCCAGCGCCGCGGCCACCCCCGCCTCCGCATGCGCCACGTCCCCTTCACCGTCGACCGCGCCGCCCACGACGCCTGGCTGAAGCACATGCGCGACGCCCTGGACGACCTCGCCCTCCCCGAGGAACACGACCGCACGATGTGGAAGTACCTGACCTACGCCGCGGCCACGATGATCAACACCCCCGGCTGA